From the genome of Phreatobacter cathodiphilus, one region includes:
- the gshB gene encoding glutathione synthase — MSLKVAVQTDPMESIKIRGDSGFALMLEAQRRGHEVFYYHPDSLAMRDGVPSALAYPLEVRDVEGDHFTLGEGARVGLDTFDVILMRQDPPFDLHYITATHFLERVHPKTLVVNDPTSVRNAPEKIFVTRFPQLMPKTLVTRDFDEIRAFRKEMGDIVMKPLYGHGGAGVFRIREGDENFGSFLDTFAALTREPWVIQHYLPAVRDGDKRIILVDGVFAGAVNRVPAADDLRSNMVRGGAAETTQLSDREREICETIGPDLKAQGIILAGIDVIGGNLTEINVTAPTGIRAIRRLGGPDIAATVWEAIEKRR, encoded by the coding sequence ATGAGCCTCAAGGTCGCCGTCCAGACCGACCCGATGGAATCGATCAAGATCCGGGGCGATTCCGGCTTCGCCCTGATGCTGGAGGCGCAGCGGCGCGGCCACGAGGTCTTCTATTACCACCCCGACAGCCTGGCGATGCGCGACGGCGTGCCCTCGGCGCTCGCCTATCCGCTTGAGGTGCGCGACGTCGAGGGCGACCACTTCACCCTCGGCGAAGGCGCGCGCGTCGGCCTCGATACGTTCGACGTGATCCTCATGCGGCAGGATCCGCCCTTCGACCTGCACTACATCACCGCGACGCATTTCCTCGAGCGCGTCCATCCGAAGACGCTGGTGGTGAACGATCCGACCAGCGTGCGCAACGCGCCGGAGAAGATCTTCGTCACGCGGTTCCCGCAGCTCATGCCGAAGACGCTGGTGACGCGCGACTTCGACGAGATCCGCGCCTTCCGCAAGGAGATGGGCGACATCGTCATGAAGCCGCTCTACGGCCATGGCGGCGCCGGCGTGTTCCGCATCCGCGAGGGCGACGAGAATTTCGGCTCCTTCCTCGACACCTTCGCCGCGCTGACTCGCGAGCCCTGGGTGATCCAGCATTACCTGCCGGCCGTGCGCGACGGCGACAAGCGCATCATCCTCGTCGACGGCGTCTTCGCCGGCGCTGTCAACCGGGTGCCGGCCGCGGACGACCTGCGCTCCAACATGGTGCGCGGCGGCGCGGCGGAGACGACACAGCTCAGCGACCGCGAGCGCGAGATCTGCGAGACGATCGGGCCGGATTTGAAGGCACAGGGCATCATCCTCGCCGGCATCGACGTGATCGGCGGCAATCTCACCGAGATCAACGTGACCGCGCCGACGGGCATCCGCGCCATCCGCCGGCTGGGCGGACCGGACATCGCGGCGACCGTCTGGGAGGCGATCGAAAAGCGTCGCTGA
- a CDS encoding YraN family protein: MRREADPRRSAAWGRGRIAETAALVLLLAKGYRILARRWRAPGAEIDIVARRGDTVVFVEVKARGSLDLATQALSAGQRRRITRAAEVFLARHPRHAGGERRYDLMLVSHGGWPRHIQGAFDADV, from the coding sequence GTGAGGCGGGAGGCCGATCCGCGGCGCTCGGCCGCCTGGGGCCGCGGGCGCATCGCCGAGACGGCCGCCCTCGTCCTGCTTCTCGCCAAAGGCTACCGCATCCTCGCCAGGCGCTGGCGGGCACCGGGCGCCGAAATCGACATCGTAGCCAGGCGCGGCGACACGGTCGTCTTCGTCGAGGTCAAGGCGCGGGGCTCGCTCGACCTCGCCACGCAGGCCCTGTCGGCGGGGCAGCGGCGCCGCATCACCCGCGCGGCCGAGGTATTCCTGGCGCGGCATCCCCGCCATGCGGGCGGAGAGCGGCGCTACGACCTCATGCTGGTATCGCACGGCGGCTGGCCGCGCCATATACAGGGGGCGTTCGACGCCGATGTCTGA
- the rsmI gene encoding 16S rRNA (cytidine(1402)-2'-O)-methyltransferase, translating to MTDIPAPKPPDRHYVLGGTRFLARPLEPGLHVVATPIGNLRDMTVRAVETLAAASLVACEDSRVTRRLVDHFGLTAKLVPYHEHNAAEMRPKLLERLAAGESVALVSDAGTPLVSDPGFKLVEAAREAGHRVVPVPGPSAVMAALVVAGLPTDAFFFAGFLPPKTTGRRARASALAAVPGSLVFFETGPRLAASLVDLAAVLGDRPAAVCRELTKLHEEVRRGSLAALADAYAGEADPKGEIVLVVGPPGEAPPPAETDIEALLRAALAEKSVKDAAAAVASATGLPRRDLYQRALLLAKEEG from the coding sequence ATGACCGATATTCCCGCGCCGAAGCCGCCCGACCGGCACTATGTCCTCGGCGGGACACGCTTTCTCGCCCGGCCGCTGGAGCCGGGCCTGCACGTGGTCGCGACGCCCATCGGCAATCTGCGCGACATGACAGTGCGGGCCGTTGAGACGCTGGCGGCGGCGTCGCTCGTCGCCTGCGAGGACAGCCGCGTGACCCGCCGGCTCGTCGACCATTTCGGCCTGACCGCCAAACTCGTCCCCTATCACGAGCACAATGCCGCGGAGATGCGCCCGAAGCTGCTCGAGCGGCTCGCCGCCGGCGAATCGGTGGCGCTGGTTTCGGACGCGGGAACGCCGCTCGTCTCCGATCCCGGCTTCAAGCTGGTGGAGGCGGCGCGCGAGGCCGGCCACCGCGTCGTTCCCGTTCCGGGGCCCTCCGCCGTCATGGCGGCGCTGGTGGTGGCGGGGCTGCCGACCGACGCCTTCTTCTTCGCCGGCTTCCTGCCGCCGAAGACGACGGGGCGCCGGGCCCGGGCGAGCGCGCTCGCCGCGGTGCCGGGATCGCTGGTCTTCTTCGAGACGGGACCGCGCCTCGCCGCGTCGCTGGTCGATCTCGCGGCGGTGCTCGGCGACAGACCGGCGGCGGTGTGCCGGGAGCTCACCAAGCTGCACGAGGAGGTGCGGCGCGGCTCGCTCGCGGCCCTGGCCGACGCCTATGCCGGCGAGGCTGACCCGAAGGGGGAGATCGTGCTGGTGGTCGGGCCACCGGGCGAGGCGCCGCCGCCGGCGGAGACGGATATCGAGGCCCTGCTGCGCGCGGCGCTGGCCGAGAAATCGGTGAAGGACGCCGCGGCGGCGGTGGCGTCGGCCACCGGCCTGCCCCGACGCGACCTCTACCAGCGGGCGCTGCTGCTGGCGAAGGAGGAGGGGTGA